A stretch of the Arachis stenosperma cultivar V10309 chromosome 6, arast.V10309.gnm1.PFL2, whole genome shotgun sequence genome encodes the following:
- the LOC130933363 gene encoding uncharacterized protein LOC130933363: MKITAKVISSPGRTDKFPPPLMRFLRSNAGSRSRGRSRSSPMFVRKKNTAIETQEPSSPKVTCMGQVRVRRSAAAKRGRSSSASASASAARDGAPPTRCRCWWIRKNALFCRLKPNNSNKKNKKKKKKNECRCQPVWPKWGFFRVGSFRRKPSTKLKEDCAKSESNFQRSSYDESEAEHEEDDESEIYEERVNPEAGFGSSNTPPKNALLLTRCRSAPYRSSSLACRFWSSPLRNSEEEEEEEEEEEEEKERHETNEASSQRDSVSEEEAKRVSERDAKLGFLKEVESSNSNAKSEKVVEDSKSESETRPIILTRCKSEPARTGYKLDPEVNSSFWKKKTRLGLADIHIITD, translated from the coding sequence atgaagataACAGCGAAAGTTATTTCGAGTCCGGGTCGAACCGACAAGTTCCCTCCGCCATTGATGAGGTTCTTGAGGAGCAATGCAGGGAGCAGAAGCAGGGGAAGGTCAAGGTCAAGCCCAATGTTCGTACGGAAGAAGAACACCGCCATTGAAACTCAAGAACCATCTTCACCTAAGGTCACTTGCATGGGTCAAGTTCGGGTCAGACGCTCCGCTGCCGCCAAAAGGGGACGCTCCTCCTCCGCCTCCGCCTCGGCATCCGCCGCAAGAGACGGAGCTCCTCCGACACGGTGCCGGTGCTGGTGGATCCGAAAAAACGCTCTGTTCTGCAGACTCAAACcgaacaacagcaacaagaagaataagaagaagaagaagaaaaacgaGTGCCGGTGCCAACCAGTTTGGCCCAAATGGGGGTTCTTTCGGGTCGGAAGCTTCCGGAGAAAACCCAGCACGAAGCTCAAAGAAGACTGCGCTAAATCGGAGTCGAATTTTCAGAGGTCAAGCTATGATGAATCAGAGGCAGAGCacgaagaagatgatgaatcgGAAATTTACGAAGAAAGAGTGAACCCCGAAGCCGGTTTTGGTTCTTCCAACACGCCGCCGAAGAATGCTTTGTTGTTGACTAGGTGTAGATCCGCACCGTACAGATCTTCGTCGCTGGCCTGCAGATTCTGGAGTTCGCCGCTAAGGAatagtgaagaagaagaagaagaagaagaagaagaagaagaagagaaagagaggcATGAAACGAATGAAGCAAGCTCGCAAAGAGATTCGGTTTCTGAAGAAGAAGCGAAAAGGGTATCCGAAAGGGACGCAAAGTTGGGGTTTTTGAAGGAGGTGGAGAGTTCGAATTCAAATGCCAAATCAGAGAAGGTTGTTGAAGATTCGAAGAGTGAGAGTGAAACGCGGCCTATAATCCTTACACGGTGCAAATCGGAACCGGCGAGAACTGGGTACAAGCTGGATCCTGAGGTAAATAGTAGTTTCTGGAAGAAGAAGACAAGGTTGGGTCTCGCTGATATTCACATTATTACTGACTAA